One Tenrec ecaudatus isolate mTenEca1 chromosome 12, mTenEca1.hap1, whole genome shotgun sequence DNA segment encodes these proteins:
- the NLRC3 gene encoding NLR family CARD domain-containing protein 3 has translation MRKQQVQVDGKAGPGHGGGSPAEQVKAFMDLLAGKGTLTLQTSDRPTDPPPESLSNDSRLRQHQEALMSRWGAEAELSEPPSRLTSLLLVDGLTDLQLREHDFTQVEATRGAGRTARTIALDGLFLSLSRVSVPPRVSITVGVAGMGKSTLVRHFVHLWARGQLAKDFSLVLPLTFRELNAHEKLSAYRLVCSAFPHFGDPSLAVEAPARTLLILDGLDESKTPLDFSNSAAYTDPRKEIPVDSLITNIIRGNLFPGVSVWVTSRPNSAGQIPGGLVDRMTEIRGFNQEEIEACLGQMFPEDQGLAGWVLAQVQAHRALYLMCTVPAFCRLTGSALGHLYRHRRGAPDTKPSPPRTLSELYSWYFRMGLSGEGQDKGKVSPRIEQVAQGDRRMVGTLGRLAFHGLVKKKYVFYEQDLKAFGVDLGLLQGALGGGFLRQEETPGSLATYCFCHLSLQEFVAAAYYYGASKRAIFDLFTESGLSWPRLGFLTHFRNAAQRAVQAEDGRLDVFLRFLSGLLSPRVNALLAGSLLVAGEHQGYRVQVAGLLQACLAPQAAISARAVNILRCLHELQHTELARGVEEAVERGDLAGLTSPAHRAALAYLLQVSDACAQEANLSLCLSQAVLQSLLPQLLYCQSLRMDGNQFQDPVMELLGSVLSGKDCRIQKISLAENQISNKGARALARSLLVNRSLTALDLRGNSIGPQGAKALADALKINRTMSSLSLQSNAIKDDGAGAVAEALAVNRTLCVLHLQKNTIGHMGAQRLADALKQNRSLKELMFSSNTIGDGGAEALAEALKVNQGLESLDLQSSSISDTGVAALMGALCTNRTLLSLNLRENSISPDGAPALAHALCTNCTLRNLDLAANLLHDRGAQAIASAVRENCTLTSLHLQWNFLQAGAAQALGQALKLNKSLASLDLQENAIGDEGASAVASALKVNTALTALYLQVTSIGALGAQALGEALAVNTTLEILDLRGNAIGVAGAKALAKALKVNTSLRSLNLQENSLGMDGAICVATGLSGNHQLQHINLQGNHIGESGARMISDVIRTNAPTCAVEM, from the exons ATGCGGAAGCAGCAGGTGCAGGTGGATGGGAAGGCTGGCCCAGGACATGGTGGTGGCTCCCCGGCCGAGCAGGTGAAGGCCTTCATGGACCTGCTGGCAGGGAAGGGGACTCTGACCCTGCAAACCTCGGACAGGCCAACGGACCCCCCACCGGAGTCCCTCAGCAATG ACTCAAGGCTCCGGCAGCACCAGGAAGCCCTGATGAGCCGGTGGGGAGCTGAGGCAGAGCTGAGCGAGCCCCCGTCCAGGCTGACCAGCCTCCTGCTGGTGGACGGCTTGACTGACCTGCAGCTACGGGAGCATGACTTCACCCAGGTGGAGGCCACGCGTGGGGCCGGGCGCACCGCCAGGACCATTGCCCTGGACGGGCTCTTCCTGTCCCTGTCCCGGGTCTCCGTCCCACCCCGCGTCTCCATCACAGTCGGGGTGGCTGGCATGGGCAAGAGCACCCTGGTGCGGCACTTCGTCCATCTCTGGGCCCGAGGGCAGCTGGCCAAGGACTTCTCGCTGGTGCTGCCACTGACCTTCCGGGAGCTGAACGCTCACGAGAAGCTGTCAGCCTACAGGCTGGTCTGCTCTGCCTTCCCGCACTTCGGGGACCCCAGCCTGGCAGTGGAGGCCCCGGCCAGGACCCTCCTGATTCTGGACGGCCTGGATGAGAGCAAGACACCCCTGGATTTCTCCAACTCTGCAGCCTACACAGACCCCAGGAAAGAGATCCCGGTGGACAGCCTCATCACCAACATCATCCGGGGCAATCTCTTTCCAGGAGTCTCTGTCTGGGTCACCTCCCGCCCCAACTCAGCTGGTCAGATCCCGGGCGGCCTGGTGGACCGGATGACGGAAATCCGGGGCTTCAACCAGGAAGAGATCGAGGCGTGTTTGGGGCAGATGTTCCCGGAGGACCAGGGCCTCGCGGGCTGGGTCCTGGCCCAAGTGCAGGCCCACAGGGCTCTGTACCTCATGTGCACTGTGCCTGCCTTCTGCCGGCTCACGGGGTCAGCTCTGGGCCACCTGTACCGCCATAGGCGGGGAGCCCCGGACACCAAGCCTTCGCCCCCGAGGACCCTGAGTGAGCTTTACTCCTGGTACTTCAGGATGGGACtcagtggggaggggcaggacaaGGGCAAGGTGAGCCCACGCATCGAGCAGGTGGCCCAGGGGGACCGCAGGATGGTGGGGACCCTGGGCCGGCTGGCTTTTCACGGGCTGGTCAAGAAGAAGTATGTGTTCTATGAGCAGGACCTGAAGGCCTTCGGGGTGGACCTGGGCCTGCTGCAGGGTGCCCTGGGTGGGGGTTTCCTGCGGCAGGAGGAAACGCCAGGCTCCTTGGCCACCTACTGCTTCTGCCACCTGTCCCTGCAGGAATTTGTGGCAGCTGCCTATTACTATGGAGCCTCCAAAAGGGCCATCTTTGACCTCTTCACGGAGAGCGGCTTGTCTTGGCCGCGCCTGGGCTTCCTGACGCATTTCCGGAATGCGGCTCAGCGGGCTGTGCAGGCCGAGGACGGCAGGCTGGACGTGTTCCTGCGCTTCCTCTCCGGCCTCCTGTCCCCCAGGGTCAACGCCCTGCTGGCTGGCTCCCTGCTGGTGGCTGGCGAGCACCAGGGCTACCGGGTGCAGGTGGCCGGTCTCCTGCAGGCCTGCCTGGCCCCCCAGGCAGCCATCAGCGCCCGGGCAGTCAACATCCTGCGCTGCCTGCATGAGCTGCAGCACACCGAGCTGGCCCGCGGCGTGGAGGAGGCCGTGGAGCGGGGGGACCTGGCCGGCTTGACCAGCCCCGCACACCGCGCCGCCCTGGCCTACCTGCTGCAGGTGTCGGACGCCTGCGCCCAGGAGGCCAACCTGTCTCTGTGCCtcagccaggctgtgctccagagCCTGCTGCCCCAACTGCTGTACTGCCAGAGTCTCAg GATGGACGGTAACCAGTTCCAGGACCCTGTGATGGAGCTGCTGGGCAGTGTGCTGAGCGGGAAGGACTGCCGCATTCAGAAGATCAG CTTGGCTGAGAACCAGATTAGCAACaaaggagccagagctctggccaGATCCCTTCTGGTCAACCGAAGTCTGACTGCTCTGGA CCTCCGTGGTAACTCCATTGGGCCTCAAGGGGCCAAGGCCCTGGCAGATGCTCTGAAGATTAATCGGACCATGAGTTCTCTGAG CCTCCAGAGTAACGCCATCAAGGACGACGGGGCCGGGGCCGTGGCCGAGGCACTGGCCGTCAACCGGACCCTCTGCGTGCTACA CTTGCAGAAGAACACCATTGGACACATGGGAGCCCAGAGATTAGCAGATGCCCTGAAGCAGAACCGGAGTCTGAAGGAACTCAT GTTCTCCAGTAACACCATTGGAGATGGCGGTGCCGAGGCCCTCGCCGAGGCCCTGAAGGTGAATCAGGGCCTGGAGAGCCTGGA CCTCCAGAGCAGCTCCATCAGTGACACGGGGGTGGCGGCGCTGATGGGGGCCCTCTGCACCAACCGGACCCTCCTCAGCCTCAA CCTCCGAGAGAACTCCATCAGTCCAGACGGAGCCCCGGCGCTCGCCCATGCGCTCTGCACCAATTGCACCCTGAGGAACCTGGA CCTGGCAGCCAACCTCCTCCATGACCGGGGTGCCCAGGCCATCGCCAGCGCTGTGAGAGAGAACTGCACCCTCACATCCCTTCA CCTGCAATGGAACTTCCTCCAGGCCGGCGCCGCTCAGGCCCTGGGACAAGCGCTGAAGCTCAACAAGAGCCTGGCCAGCTTGGA TTTACAGGAGAACGCCATCGGGGACGAAGGAGCTTCTGCAGTGGCCAGCGCACTGAAGGTGAACACGGCGCTCACTGCCCTCTA CCTCCAGGTGACCTCCATTGGTGCCCTGGGCGCCCAGGCGCTGGGGGAGGCCCTGGCCGTGAACACAACCTTAGAGATTCTCGA TTTACGAGGAAACGCCATTGGCGTGGCTGGAGCCAAAGCGCTGGCCAAGGCTCTGAAGGTGAACACCAGTCTCCGGAGCCTCAA TCTGCAGGAGAATTCTCTGGGGATGGACGGGGCGATCTGCGTGGCCACCGGGCTCTCAGGGAACCACCAGCTCCAGCATATCAA TCTCCAGGGAAATCACATTGGGGAATCCGGGGCCAGGATGATCTCAGACGTTATCAGGACGAATGCTCCCACGTGTGCCGTGGAAATGTAA